The sequence AAGGAACCTCAAAATCCTTCTATACATGGCAAATAATTTTAAAAAAATTTGATCAATAGCAGGCATTTTTATGCCTGCTATTATTTTTTCATATTAAGCTTAAGACTATTTTGATTCTCCGATTCTTGAAACTACGCCTTCAGTCTGTTTAAATATCAACTTTCAGAAAAACCAGAAATCGGTTAAAAAATATCAAAAAAAATCTTAACTTCGAAAAAATATGAAAAGAAGAACTCTTTTGTCTTGGAGCAGTGGTAAAGACAGCGCTTGGGCATTATACAAATTACAACAGGACCCCGAAATTGATTTAGTCGGAATATTTTCCACTGTTAATAAAAAATTCAATCGTATAGCGATGCATGGTGTAAAAGTTGAACTTTTATATTTACAGGCAGAATGCATTGGTCTTCCTTTACAATTAATTGAAATACCCTATCCGTGCAGCAATGAGGAATATGAAGAAAAAATGGCTCGATTTGTTGAAAAATCAAAACAAAATAAAATTGACTGCTTTGCATTTGGAGATTTGTTTCTTGAAGATATACGGAAATACAGGGAAGAAAAACTAAAAGGAACAGGCATTGCACCTATTTTCCCAATATGGGGAATACCGACTGATAAATTGTCAGAAGAAATGATCAACAAAGGTTTAAAAGCAGTAATTACTTGTGTCGATCCTAAACAAATTTCAGAGACTTTCATTGGCAGAAGTTATGATAAATCATTTCTGAATAATATCCCGAAAGATATTGACCCCTGCGGTGAAAATGGAGAATTTCATAGTTTTGCTTACGGCGGACCTATGTTTGAAAAGGATATGAAAATATCCGTAGGAAAGATTGTTCGTCGTGATGGTTTCGTATTTGTCGATGTTTCAGCAAAAGGAAATTGAAATCTATATTGGTTCCCCTCTTCAGAGGAATTGATAAAAGAGAATAGTGCATCATATCCTTCATATCCTACAGCAAAGGATTCAGCACAAGCTCAGAAAACCATAATCAAGTTTTTTCTCTTTCTCGTAATTATTGATTAAAAATCAATATGTTGCATTCGGCTTTGTCTTTTTGTGAAAAAATGGCATATTTCTTGCTTACTGTGATGTGAAAGAACAATATTGAGGAAAAAGATATGAATTGTGAGGGAAATTCATTCTTCAATGATAAGAGTTTGCTTGAAAATTTTTTAATAATAAGCCCTACTTATAGGTGCAATTTATCCTGTAAGGGATGTTATGCAAAGGGAAGAGATAAGGGACATATTCTTGATGAGAATGAATTGCATCGAATTATTACAGAGAGTGAAAAAAAGGAATCCGATTTTTTGTAATAAGCGGAGGTGAGCCGCTTTTAGTTGATGGATTGGACAATGTCCTGAGAAAACATCAAGATTCATTTTTTTGGATTTTTACAAATGGTACACTCTTTGGAAA comes from Candidatus Schekmanbacteria bacterium and encodes:
- a CDS encoding adenine nucleotide alpha hydrolase, encoding MKRRTLLSWSSGKDSAWALYKLQQDPEIDLVGIFSTVNKKFNRIAMHGVKVELLYLQAECIGLPLQLIEIPYPCSNEEYEEKMARFVEKSKQNKIDCFAFGDLFLEDIRKYREEKLKGTGIAPIFPIWGIPTDKLSEEMINKGLKAVITCVDPKQISETFIGRSYDKSFLNNIPKDIDPCGENGEFHSFAYGGPMFEKDMKISVGKIVRRDGFVFVDVSAKGN